The Pontibacter pudoricolor genome contains a region encoding:
- a CDS encoding ABC transporter permease, translating to MIYLRLIAESIRFAWQALRANMLRTLLSLLGVTIGIFAIISVFTLVDSLERNVRDSMSFIGDKVLYVEKWPWSFGGSYPWWKYFQRPETTVREFKLLDRNLTNDAGVAIFANKGGSTYKYRSNSFSDGMLMGVTYDYSKVSEIPIEEGRYFVPQEIDASRNVIVIGKEIAETLFPFGSAIGQELKVGGQKFRVIGVVEKQGENIFGAPNFDQMGIIPFGSFSKMYDTGPDGLGTTIAVKGREEDEGLQELEYEVRGMMRNIRGLRPRDDDSFAINRPEMATQAVTGFFDVIGLAGWVIGGFAILVGGFGIANIMFVSVKERTNIIGIQKSLGAKNYFILFQFLFESVFLSLIGGGIGILLVFLITIIPQDMMKISLSVSNIVLGLGVSAVIGMLSGIIPAVLASNLDPVIAIRSK from the coding sequence ATGATATACCTGCGCCTGATTGCAGAAAGCATACGATTTGCCTGGCAGGCTTTGCGTGCCAACATGCTGCGTACGTTACTTTCGTTGCTCGGTGTAACTATAGGCATCTTCGCTATTATCTCGGTTTTTACTCTTGTAGACTCTCTGGAACGGAACGTGCGCGACAGCATGAGCTTTATTGGCGATAAGGTTTTGTATGTGGAGAAATGGCCGTGGAGTTTTGGCGGCAGCTACCCGTGGTGGAAGTATTTTCAGCGTCCGGAAACAACGGTGCGTGAGTTTAAGCTACTGGACCGTAACCTGACCAACGATGCCGGTGTGGCAATTTTTGCAAATAAAGGAGGCAGCACTTACAAATACCGCAGCAACAGTTTCTCGGACGGCATGCTGATGGGCGTAACATATGACTATAGCAAGGTTAGTGAAATTCCGATAGAAGAAGGCCGCTACTTTGTACCGCAGGAAATTGATGCATCCCGCAACGTGATCGTGATAGGCAAAGAGATCGCTGAGACACTTTTCCCTTTCGGCAGTGCTATCGGGCAGGAACTTAAAGTTGGCGGGCAAAAGTTCAGGGTGATTGGCGTGGTAGAAAAGCAGGGCGAAAACATATTCGGTGCGCCCAATTTTGACCAGATGGGCATTATCCCGTTCGGCTCCTTCAGTAAAATGTACGATACCGGCCCGGATGGCTTGGGCACAACTATAGCTGTAAAAGGCCGCGAAGAAGACGAAGGCCTGCAGGAACTGGAATACGAGGTTCGCGGCATGATGCGAAACATACGCGGCCTGCGCCCCCGCGACGACGATAGCTTTGCGATTAACCGCCCCGAAATGGCCACACAGGCTGTAACCGGCTTTTTTGATGTAATTGGCCTTGCCGGTTGGGTTATTGGTGGCTTTGCCATACTGGTAGGCGGCTTTGGTATTGCCAACATCATGTTTGTGTCTGTAAAAGAGCGAACCAACATCATCGGCATACAAAAATCACTGGGCGCCAAAAACTATTTTATACTTTTCCAGTTCTTATTCGAATCTGTGTTCCTGAGCCTCATAGGCGGCGGCATTGGTATCTTGCTGGTGTTCCTGATCACTATTATTCCGCAGGACATGATGAAGATAAGTCTTTCTGTAAGTAACATTGTGCTGGGGCTTGGCGTATCCGCGGTGATTGGGATGCTCTCAGGTATAATTCCGGCCGTGCTGGCATCAAATCTTGATCCTGTTATTGCAATCCGCTCTAAATAA
- a CDS encoding YidH family protein, with the protein MMQPDPEKEEIKRLKKKLKQQEKKNTEIRNEMAVQRTIFANERTLMAYLRTSIALLAGGVAAIKLSQHKYMGLLGLALITLGSGLTIYSFFRYFKKQKLIKRQQKEFTQTSHHHAAIHEKEASRYGNSD; encoded by the coding sequence ATGATGCAGCCAGACCCGGAAAAAGAAGAAATAAAGCGCCTGAAAAAGAAGCTGAAACAGCAGGAGAAAAAGAACACGGAAATCCGGAACGAGATGGCGGTGCAGCGCACCATATTTGCCAACGAGCGCACCCTGATGGCTTACCTGCGCACTTCCATTGCCCTGCTGGCCGGAGGTGTTGCCGCTATCAAACTATCGCAACATAAATACATGGGGCTTCTGGGATTGGCGCTGATCACTTTAGGCAGCGGCCTTACCATCTATAGTTTTTTCCGGTATTTCAAGAAACAGAAACTTATAAAGCGCCAGCAAAAGGAATTTACACAAACCAGCCACCATCACGCAGCCATTCACGAAAAAGAAGCATCCCGCTACGGCAACTCTGACTGA
- a CDS encoding CatB-related O-acetyltransferase: MTGPDPGTINPLPHHQKLVFLKNIIQNPNIIVGDYTYYDDLEDPLNFEKNVLYHFDFIGDKLHIGKFCAIASGVKFIMNGGNHETKPVSTYPFAIFGNGWEKITDGVDLKEKYPTKGDTTIGNDVWIGYEAVIMPGVTIGDGAVVATKAVVTKDVPPYSIVAGNPAQIVKMRFPDETIVKLQQIAWWDWDAEKITRNLHLINSDDVEALAACK, translated from the coding sequence ATGACTGGGCCTGACCCGGGAACTATTAACCCGTTGCCACACCACCAAAAGCTGGTTTTTCTTAAAAACATCATCCAAAACCCTAACATTATAGTTGGTGATTATACTTACTATGACGACTTGGAGGATCCGCTCAACTTTGAGAAAAACGTATTGTATCACTTTGATTTTATCGGGGATAAGCTCCACATAGGAAAGTTTTGCGCAATTGCCTCAGGTGTAAAGTTTATCATGAATGGTGGTAACCACGAAACCAAACCGGTATCTACTTACCCTTTTGCTATTTTCGGAAATGGGTGGGAGAAAATTACAGACGGTGTAGACCTTAAGGAGAAATACCCGACAAAAGGAGATACTACGATCGGTAATGATGTGTGGATAGGGTATGAAGCTGTTATAATGCCGGGAGTGACGATAGGAGACGGGGCAGTGGTAGCCACTAAAGCCGTTGTAACCAAAGATGTACCCCCTTACAGCATTGTAGCTGGCAACCCCGCACAGATTGTAAAGATGCGCTTCCCGGATGAGACGATAGTTAAACTTCAGCAAATAGCCTGGTGGGATTGGGATGCAGAAAAGATAACTCGAAACCTACACCTTATAAACTCAGACGATGTTGAAGCGCTGGCTGCGTGCAAATAA
- the queA gene encoding tRNA preQ1(34) S-adenosylmethionine ribosyltransferase-isomerase QueA, with the protein MKLSEFKFDLPEELLATHPSENRDESRMMVLHRDTGKIEHRIFKDILEYFDDGDIMVVNDTKVFPARLYGNKEKTGAKIEVFLLRELNKDIHLWDVLVDPARKIRVGNKLYFGESDLVAEVIDNTTSRGRTIKFLFDGTDEEFYKTINDLGETPLPRYIKREAEPEDRERYQTVYAKNVGAVAAPTAGLHFTREVLKRLEIKGVDVAPLTLHVGLGTFRPVDVEDLTKHKMDSENFSVPAETAEMVNRALDNKKRVCAIGTTTMRALESSVSASNRLKPNEGWTDRFIFPPYDFKIANALVTNFHMPESTLLMMTAAFGGYDLVMKAYEEAVKEKYRFFSYGDVMLIL; encoded by the coding sequence ATGAAATTATCAGAATTTAAGTTCGATCTGCCGGAAGAGCTCCTGGCTACACACCCATCCGAAAACCGCGACGAATCACGCATGATGGTGTTGCACCGCGACACAGGCAAGATCGAGCACCGCATCTTTAAAGATATTTTAGAGTACTTTGATGATGGCGACATCATGGTAGTAAATGATACCAAGGTGTTTCCGGCCCGCCTTTATGGTAACAAAGAGAAGACCGGAGCCAAGATAGAAGTGTTCCTGCTTCGCGAACTGAACAAGGATATCCACCTGTGGGATGTGCTCGTTGACCCGGCCCGTAAGATACGTGTTGGTAACAAACTATACTTTGGCGAAAGCGACCTGGTAGCTGAAGTTATCGATAACACGACGTCGCGTGGCCGTACCATTAAGTTCTTGTTTGATGGCACTGATGAAGAATTCTACAAAACTATAAACGACCTGGGCGAAACGCCGCTGCCACGCTACATTAAGCGCGAAGCTGAGCCGGAAGACCGTGAGCGTTACCAGACGGTGTATGCCAAAAACGTAGGTGCCGTAGCTGCGCCAACTGCCGGCCTGCACTTTACAAGAGAAGTACTGAAGCGCCTGGAGATTAAAGGTGTGGATGTTGCTCCGCTTACATTGCACGTAGGGTTGGGAACTTTCCGCCCGGTTGATGTGGAAGACCTGACCAAGCACAAAATGGATTCTGAGAACTTCAGCGTTCCTGCAGAAACTGCTGAGATGGTGAACAGAGCACTTGACAACAAGAAGCGCGTGTGCGCCATCGGTACAACAACCATGCGTGCGCTGGAGTCTTCGGTATCAGCGAGCAACCGCCTGAAGCCAAACGAAGGATGGACAGACCGTTTCATCTTCCCTCCATATGATTTTAAAATTGCGAATGCGCTGGTTACCAACTTCCATATGCCGGAAAGCACCCTGCTGATGATGACAGCTGCTTTTGGTGGTTATGACCTGGTAATGAAAGCCTACGAAGAAGCTGTAAAAGAGAAATACCGTTTCTTCAGCTACGGCGACGTGATGCTGATTTTGTAA
- a CDS encoding YidH family protein produces the protein MNWRGILNRRKRKELKKDLKVQEKQNLEVRDSLAMQRTRMANERTLLAYMRTATAMILAGLTFIKLFDDLFYIGVGLVSIPMGVVVAYFGYRRYNKQKLDIARNATLYSPTSPILAEVVAQEKADPDTESPNPIV, from the coding sequence ATGAATTGGAGAGGCATACTAAACCGAAGAAAACGAAAAGAGCTTAAAAAAGACCTGAAGGTACAGGAAAAGCAGAACCTGGAAGTACGCGACAGCCTGGCCATGCAACGTACCAGAATGGCAAACGAACGCACACTTCTGGCTTATATGCGTACTGCCACCGCCATGATCCTGGCAGGGCTTACCTTTATTAAGTTGTTCGATGACCTGTTTTACATAGGCGTGGGACTGGTCTCTATTCCGATGGGTGTAGTGGTAGCTTATTTTGGCTACAGGCGCTATAACAAACAGAAACTGGATATAGCACGAAATGCAACCTTATATTCCCCTACCAGCCCTATACTGGCCGAAGTAGTGGCCCAGGAAAAAGCAGATCCTGATACGGAAAGCCCTAATCCTATAGTTTAG
- a CDS encoding DUF349 domain-containing protein, which produces MENNDLLEEAMKYGFIQDQQVWLKPFMSYPARQVGEVKESENDSLVYFARRFEMFREKVNSLLERIASSENKGSFLMKVLHMKEQVGNYDALGDFEAIYHILSKAEEDINETIKQNRGKNLAIKIGLIQEAEALQDSIEWKEASDQLKELRSTWIKTGPVDKDLTEEIEERFRTPIEAFFERKKNFFEDKKRMQNYAYDKYRDLIRQSIGLQNSDDWENTTAKLKQLQNQWKEIDSSLPRKVTSKLWLDFRKAHNHFFERLKVKINSEKNASREQFYETNYDKKKQLVDEANGLLQQHNLNDAVRRAKELQAEWKKVGPVHPTVSDQVWEQFIKACDRIFETSSLEHYIRKRQQANNEKLSEADGLNARINALKDFIKSDKSELEVLEENLDKLSDSPSNDTFRSMLQGKIRNFKRKINTKQQLIEGFKEQLGAYSNNA; this is translated from the coding sequence ATGGAAAACAACGATCTATTGGAAGAAGCTATGAAATATGGCTTTATTCAGGACCAGCAGGTGTGGCTGAAACCCTTCATGAGCTACCCGGCACGCCAGGTTGGCGAGGTAAAAGAATCTGAAAACGACTCCTTAGTATACTTTGCGAGACGTTTTGAAATGTTCCGTGAAAAAGTAAACTCCCTGTTGGAGCGAATAGCGTCATCCGAGAACAAGGGATCCTTTCTGATGAAAGTGCTTCATATGAAAGAACAGGTAGGCAACTACGATGCACTTGGTGATTTTGAAGCTATTTACCATATCCTTAGCAAAGCTGAGGAGGATATAAACGAAACTATAAAACAGAACCGGGGAAAAAACCTGGCTATTAAAATAGGCCTGATACAGGAAGCCGAAGCGCTGCAGGACAGCATTGAGTGGAAAGAAGCATCGGACCAGTTAAAAGAACTTCGCTCTACCTGGATAAAGACCGGCCCTGTAGACAAAGACCTGACCGAAGAAATTGAGGAGCGCTTTAGAACACCGATTGAGGCGTTTTTTGAGCGTAAGAAAAATTTCTTTGAGGATAAGAAGCGCATGCAGAACTATGCCTACGATAAGTACAGAGACCTTATCAGGCAATCGATAGGGCTGCAGAACTCCGACGACTGGGAAAATACCACAGCAAAGCTGAAGCAGCTGCAAAACCAGTGGAAAGAGATAGACAGCAGCCTGCCGCGCAAGGTGACCAGCAAACTATGGCTGGATTTCCGGAAAGCACATAACCACTTTTTTGAGCGCCTGAAGGTTAAGATAAACAGCGAGAAGAATGCCTCGCGTGAGCAGTTTTATGAAACCAACTACGACAAGAAAAAGCAGCTGGTAGATGAGGCGAATGGTTTGCTGCAGCAGCACAACCTGAACGACGCTGTTCGTCGCGCTAAGGAATTACAGGCGGAGTGGAAAAAGGTTGGTCCTGTGCACCCTACGGTATCAGACCAGGTGTGGGAGCAGTTTATAAAAGCCTGCGACAGGATATTTGAAACCAGCAGCCTGGAACACTACATACGCAAGCGCCAGCAGGCTAATAACGAGAAGCTGAGCGAAGCAGATGGCCTGAATGCCCGCATTAACGCCTTAAAGGATTTCATAAAATCTGATAAGAGCGAGCTTGAAGTATTGGAAGAGAACCTGGATAAACTCAGTGACTCGCCAAGCAACGATACCTTCAGAAGCATGCTGCAAGGCAAGATCCGGAACTTTAAGCGTAAGATTAACACAAAGCAGCAACTGATAGAAGGGTTTAAGGAGCAATTGGGAGCTTATAGCAACAACGCCTAA
- a CDS encoding DUF2795 domain-containing protein: MYWTLELASYLEDAPWPATKDELIDYSIRSGAPMEVVENLQALEDDGQPYENIEEIWPDYPTKEDFMFNEDEY, encoded by the coding sequence ATGTACTGGACACTTGAATTAGCATCATACCTGGAGGACGCACCCTGGCCTGCAACTAAAGATGAGTTAATTGATTACTCAATCCGCTCGGGAGCACCAATGGAGGTTGTAGAGAACCTGCAGGCTTTGGAAGATGACGGACAGCCTTACGAGAACATCGAAGAGATCTGGCCTGACTATCCTACCAAGGAAGATTTCATGTTTAACGAAGACGAGTATTAA
- a CDS encoding ABC transporter ATP-binding protein, which produces MNNIVEVKNLVAGYEARPLIRNLSFSIPAPAFVAIIGHNGAGKTTFFKTFQQKVAYKGELLVQGHDLKTLPHATKQGILSYLPQRNTVSFSIKVIDLVVMGLFRKKRFFEHYTSPDYDTAANVLAQLQLTHLQDHDFTTLSGGEQQLVWLAQLMLQDATINLLDEPTQQLDVYYKNKVFKLLQSWVNDTYKTVLCITHDLHNLIPMEGYLINLSKPEPELEVISRETVLSNQEFLEAGRLAV; this is translated from the coding sequence TTGAATAACATCGTTGAAGTAAAAAATCTGGTTGCGGGTTATGAGGCACGTCCTCTTATCCGCAACCTTTCTTTTTCTATTCCCGCCCCTGCCTTTGTTGCCATCATCGGCCATAATGGTGCAGGCAAGACCACTTTTTTCAAAACTTTTCAGCAGAAGGTGGCTTATAAGGGCGAGCTGTTGGTACAGGGCCACGACCTGAAAACACTGCCGCACGCTACCAAACAAGGCATTCTCTCTTATCTGCCGCAGCGCAATACCGTTTCTTTTTCTATTAAGGTGATAGATCTGGTTGTGATGGGTCTTTTCCGGAAGAAACGGTTCTTCGAGCATTACACTTCCCCGGATTACGATACGGCTGCCAACGTGCTGGCTCAATTACAGCTCACCCACTTACAGGATCACGATTTCACCACTTTATCGGGAGGGGAGCAGCAGCTGGTGTGGCTTGCGCAGTTAATGCTGCAGGATGCAACTATAAACCTGCTGGACGAGCCCACACAGCAATTGGATGTATACTATAAGAACAAGGTATTCAAGCTGCTGCAAAGCTGGGTAAACGACACCTATAAAACAGTGCTCTGCATTACCCACGACCTGCACAACCTCATCCCGATGGAAGGCTACCTGATCAACTTATCTAAACCGGAACCTGAGTTGGAAGTTATCTCCCGGGAAACTGTTTTATCGAACCAGGAATTTCTGGAGGCTGGGCGGCTAGCTGTCTGA
- a CDS encoding 2-C-methyl-D-erythritol 4-phosphate cytidylyltransferase — translation MLKKAYKQPEQDYFTDDASVVESIGETITLVEGNYRNIKITTPEDLILAGAFATSDLKD, via the coding sequence ATTCTTAAAAAAGCATATAAGCAACCGGAACAGGATTATTTTACCGATGATGCCTCCGTTGTGGAAAGCATTGGAGAAACTATAACCTTAGTGGAAGGTAACTATCGCAACATTAAAATAACAACTCCTGAAGATCTGATTTTGGCTGGGGCTTTTGCGACCAGTGATTTAAAGGATTAA
- a CDS encoding LOG family protein: MAPPASEEDIRIRKAFVDKDWNEIKIADSWQIFKVMAEFVDGFEKLAKIGPCVSVFGSARTKADNKYYLMAEEIAAKLVRHGYGVITGGGPGIMEAGNKGAHSEGGKSVGLNIHLPFEQFNNIYIDADKLINFDYFFVRKVMFVKYAQGFVVLPGGFGTLDELFEAITLIQTRKIGAFPIVLVGREYWGGLFKWVEDVMLNMESNISREDLDLVHIVDDPSEAVNIIDAFYSKYLLSPNF; this comes from the coding sequence ATGGCTCCTCCTGCCTCTGAAGAAGATATCCGCATACGTAAAGCGTTTGTAGACAAAGACTGGAATGAGATTAAAATAGCCGACTCGTGGCAGATATTTAAAGTAATGGCTGAGTTCGTGGATGGCTTCGAGAAGCTGGCCAAGATCGGTCCGTGCGTTTCTGTTTTCGGATCAGCAAGAACCAAAGCCGACAACAAATACTACTTAATGGCCGAGGAAATTGCTGCCAAGCTGGTGCGCCATGGTTATGGTGTAATTACTGGCGGTGGCCCGGGCATTATGGAAGCCGGCAACAAAGGAGCACACTCTGAGGGTGGCAAATCGGTAGGCCTTAACATTCACCTGCCATTCGAGCAGTTCAACAACATCTACATCGACGCTGACAAGCTCATTAACTTCGACTATTTCTTTGTGCGCAAAGTTATGTTTGTGAAGTATGCACAGGGTTTTGTAGTGTTGCCTGGCGGTTTCGGTACGCTTGACGAATTATTTGAAGCGATAACACTTATCCAGACAAGAAAAATCGGTGCCTTCCCGATTGTGCTGGTAGGCCGCGAATACTGGGGTGGCTTGTTCAAGTGGGTAGAAGATGTGATGCTGAACATGGAAAGCAACATCAGCCGCGAAGACCTGGACCTGGTGCACATTGTAGACGATCCGTCAGAAGCTGTAAACATTATTGATGCATTCTACAGCAAGTACCTGCTTTCTCCAAACTTCTAA
- a CDS encoding IspD/TarI family cytidylyltransferase produces the protein MAQQLPEYAIIVAGGSGTRMQHDVPKQFIPVAGKPILMHTIERFHNYNPTIRLIVVLPKEQLTTWRELCKEYNFTLFHMTVPGGTTRFGSVKNGLDAVMGDGVIAVHDGVRPFVEIETIKAAFEAAANYGSGVVAVSPKDSIRELTPGEVKPCRAPTINSCKPRRYLKPGFLKKHISNRNRIILPMMPPLWKALEKL, from the coding sequence ATGGCGCAACAACTCCCTGAATATGCGATTATAGTTGCCGGTGGCTCAGGCACCCGGATGCAGCACGATGTACCCAAGCAGTTTATACCTGTGGCCGGTAAACCGATACTGATGCATACGATAGAGCGGTTTCACAACTATAACCCAACTATACGGCTGATCGTGGTATTGCCGAAGGAGCAGCTAACTACGTGGCGGGAGCTGTGTAAAGAGTATAATTTCACCCTGTTCCATATGACGGTGCCGGGTGGAACAACACGCTTTGGTTCTGTAAAAAACGGACTGGATGCGGTAATGGGAGATGGGGTAATTGCGGTGCACGATGGCGTTCGCCCTTTTGTGGAAATTGAAACTATAAAAGCCGCTTTTGAAGCTGCTGCAAACTATGGAAGTGGGGTAGTAGCCGTGTCACCGAAAGACTCTATCCGGGAACTGACGCCCGGGGAAGTAAAGCCGTGCCGCGCGCCAACTATAAACTCATGCAAACCCCGCAGGTATTTAAAGCCGGGATTCTTAAAAAAGCATATAAGCAACCGGAACAGGATTATTTTACCGATGATGCCTCCGTTGTGGAAAGCATTGGAGAAACTATAA